A window of Arcobacter acticola genomic DNA:
TGCGGTTCTTATGTTGCAAAACATGGAAATAGAAGTATTACTAGTAAAAGTGGAAGTGCTGATATGCTAGAAGCTATAGGAGTTAATTTAAACCTTAGTTTAGAAAATAGTGCAAAAATGCTAGAAGAAACTGGATTTACTTTTATGTTTGCACAAAATCATCATCCATGCATGAAACATATTATGCCTATTAGAAAATCAATACCACATAGAACAATATTTAATATTTTGGGACCTTTATCAAATCCAGCAACTGTATCAAAACAGTTAATAGGAGTATTTGATAAATCATATATAAATAAACTAGCATATGCTTTAGATATGTTAGATACAAAAAGATCTATGATTGTATCTTCAAATGATGGAATGGATGAAATCTCAATTTCAGATATAACATATGCAAGTAGTATATACAATGGTAAAATTGAAGACTTCGAAATAAATCCTGAAGATTATGGTATGCAATTAAGTGATAAAAGTGAAATTATAGGTGGTGATGCAAAGTTTAATGCAAAACTAACTAGTGATTTATTATCAAAAAAACTTATTGGTGCAAAATTAAACATAGTTTTATTAAATGCAGCTGCAGCTTTAATCGTAGATGAAAAAGCAAGAGATTTTAAAGATGGTATTGATATGGCAAAAGAAGCTATTATTAGTGGAGCTGCTAAAGATAAACTAGCTCAAATTATCAAAGTATCAAATCAGTTAAGTTAGGATTTTTTTTGCAGAAAACTTTTGAATTAGAACTAAATAAACTAGAAGAACTTACTACTTATTTAATAGAATTATTAAAAGATGATAACTATATAGTTATTTTACGAGGTGACTTAGCAAGCGGTAAAACTACCCTTGTTAAAAATTATCTAAAAGCTTTGAACTTAGATGATTTAGTTACTTCTCCTACTTTTTCCCTACAAGCTATTTATTCTGAAAATATTTTTCATTATGACGTTTATAATAAAACATTAAATGAATTTATTTCATTAGGAATGCTAGAAGAGTTTGAAAAAGATGGAACTCACTTTATAGAGTGGGGTGATGAAAAACTAGAAGAAATATTAAAAGATTATGGATATAACGTGATTTTAATAGAAATTGAAAAGAAAGATAATAAGAGGTTATATAAAATAAATGCATAAATTACATATAAAAGATATTACAAAAATAATCAAAAAAACTCAGATATTGCATGGTATTTCACTAGAAGTTAATTCAGGAGAAATTGTAGGATTATTAGGACCAAATGGTGCTGGAAAAACTACAACATTTTATACTGTTTGTGGCTTAGTAAAACCAACAGCTGGAAATGTTTATTTTGACGATAAAGATATAACTTCATTGCCATTACATAAAAGAGCATTAAAAGGAATAGGTTATTTACCTCAAGAATCTTCAATCTTCAAAGATTTATCAGTTGAAGATAATCTAATGCTTGCTGCTGAAATTGTTACAAAAGATAAAAATGAACAAATAAAACGTGTAGAAGAATTATTAGAAATTTTTAATATTGAGCCAATTAGACAAAGAAAAGGTGTTTCACTTTCAGGTGGAGAGAGAAGAAGAACGGAAATTGCAAGAGCACTTGTATCAAAACCAAAATTCTTACTTCTTGATGAACCTTTTGCAGGGGTTGATCCAATTGCTGTTAAAGATATTCAAGAGATTATTCATCAGTTAACAAAAATAGATATTGGTGTATTAATAACAGACCATAATGTAAGAGAAACACTAGAAATTTGTGATAGAGCCTATGTTATGAAAGCAGGAGCATTGTTAGCTAGTGGAACAAGCGATGAAATAAGAAATGATTCAAAGGTTAGAGAACACTATTTAGGTGAAAATTTCAACTTCTAAGTAATAGCTTATCTTGCTATTACTACGCTTTTGCCTCTATTTTTACTTTCAAATAACAATTTATTTACCCTTGACATAAAAGTTTTTTCGTCATCTTCTTCTTTTAATTCAGATACTCCAAAATTTGCACTTAGTTTTAATTGTTTTTCTGTAAATAAGTGCTCAAATACTGTGTTATTTATTTTATTAGCAACAATTTGTGCACCTTCTAGGTTTGTTTGAGGAAGTAGTATTAAAAACTCTTCTCCTCCCCATCTAGCTGATATATCTTGTTCTCTAATACAATTTGACATAATTTGTGAAATTTCTTTTAGTATGATATCTCCAATTGAAGATTTATTTATTTCAATTATCTCTCTAAATTCATATATGTCAAAAAGTATAATAGATAAATCATTTTTATATCTTTTAGATCTTTTTACTTCTTTTTCATAAAATTCATCAAATTTATTTTTATTAAACAGTCCTGTTATCTTGTCATGGCTTGATTGATATTCTAATAAATTTGCTTTTTCTTTTATACTTGTAATATCTGTTAATGAAAAAATATAATAGTGCTCTTTATTCTCATAATAATCTATATTTATAGTAAATAATCTCTCTTCATTTTTATGATTTTTGATTTTGACAATTCTATCAATTTCAGGTAATTCTTTAATATATTTTAGCCAACACTCTTGTTTTTCCATTTGATTTCTTGTAATAAAACCAAATTCTTCATGAAAAAGATCAAAGATATCTTTTTTAGCTTCTTTAAATTTTTCAAAACTTTCAATTCCAAAGAATTCTAGAAATTTCTTATTTATGTTTGTAATTTCTTCTTTATTAGTAACTATAACAATATTCTCTTGAGCATCTAAAATAGAATTTATCTTTTCTATTTCCATTTCTATTTTACTCTCAAGGGATAAGTTTAGGGTAACAAGCTCTTTTTTTAAGAAAATTGGCTCAATCGCTTTTGTTATACTTTCAATTAACTGGTATAAATCAATAGGTTTCATGGCATAAGTACTAACCCCTACATCAATAGCTTTTTTTAAAAAATCAGTATCATTATGAGCACTTGTTACAACTATAGGTATTTCTTTATTTAGTTCTCTTATTTTCTCACACATAGCAATACCATTCATTTTTGGCATATTAATATCTGTAACTATTAAATCTATGGTATTTATATTTTCTTTATACAAATCTAAGCCATCTTGGCCATTTTCTGCTGTGAAAACATTTTTTAGTAAAGATGATAGTAATTTTGATGTGAACTCTCTTACATCACTCTCATCTTCTACGTATAAAATTGATATGTTTTTTAAAATTTCTTTATTCATGATTCATCTTTTTTTGGAATTCGCTAACATTTGGTATAGCAATTGGCTCTGAGAAAAAATACCCTTGGGAGTAATCTGCACCTAAATCTCTAACAATATTAAATATTTGTTCATTTTCAACATACTCAGCAATAGTTTTTAAATTTAAATTTTTTGCAAATTCTATTATAGTTTTTGTTATTTTATATGATGTCTCATCTGTAGCAACGTTTTTGATTAAAGATGCATCTATTTTTAAATAATCAACATTCATTTTTAGTAAATGCTCAAAGTTTGAATAACCAGATCCAAAATCATCTATAGCGATTTTACATCCAAGAGCTTTTACTTCATCAATAAACTGCACTAAACATTGGTAATTTTTTATACTTTCATCTTCTAATATCTCAAAAACTACTCTATTTGAGATGTTATATTTTGAAATCATACTTCTTATAAAATCAAGAAAATCAGCACTTTCAATATCTTCATAGGAAATATTTACAGAAAATTCAAAAGGAAGATGTTCAAATCTTTTAAATGATTTTTCTAAAACTATTCTTGTTAATTTTTTATATTGGTTTGATTTTTTTGAAATATCTAAAAAAAAGTAAGGTGAAATAACTTTTCCATTTTCTTCAATTAGTCTTACTAAACACTCATAT
This region includes:
- the trpD gene encoding anthranilate phosphoribosyltransferase, whose protein sequence is MFNAAKLKFDDIFENRLSAEEVKEYLIELYERGETAAEIAGAASAMRDHMIPLPVHYDLKEKLIDNCGTGGDKSNSFNVSSTVSILLAACGSYVAKHGNRSITSKSGSADMLEAIGVNLNLSLENSAKMLEETGFTFMFAQNHHPCMKHIMPIRKSIPHRTIFNILGPLSNPATVSKQLIGVFDKSYINKLAYALDMLDTKRSMIVSSNDGMDEISISDITYASSIYNGKIEDFEINPEDYGMQLSDKSEIIGGDAKFNAKLTSDLLSKKLIGAKLNIVLLNAAAALIVDEKARDFKDGIDMAKEAIISGAAKDKLAQIIKVSNQLS
- the lptB gene encoding LPS export ABC transporter ATP-binding protein, whose protein sequence is MHKLHIKDITKIIKKTQILHGISLEVNSGEIVGLLGPNGAGKTTTFYTVCGLVKPTAGNVYFDDKDITSLPLHKRALKGIGYLPQESSIFKDLSVEDNLMLAAEIVTKDKNEQIKRVEELLEIFNIEPIRQRKGVSLSGGERRRTEIARALVSKPKFLLLDEPFAGVDPIAVKDIQEIIHQLTKIDIGVLITDHNVRETLEICDRAYVMKAGALLASGTSDEIRNDSKVREHYLGENFNF
- a CDS encoding GGDEF domain-containing response regulator translates to MNKEILKNISILYVEDESDVREFTSKLLSSLLKNVFTAENGQDGLDLYKENINTIDLIVTDINMPKMNGIAMCEKIRELNKEIPIVVTSAHNDTDFLKKAIDVGVSTYAMKPIDLYQLIESITKAIEPIFLKKELVTLNLSLESKIEMEIEKINSILDAQENIVIVTNKEEITNINKKFLEFFGIESFEKFKEAKKDIFDLFHEEFGFITRNQMEKQECWLKYIKELPEIDRIVKIKNHKNEERLFTINIDYYENKEHYYIFSLTDITSIKEKANLLEYQSSHDKITGLFNKNKFDEFYEKEVKRSKRYKNDLSIILFDIYEFREIIEINKSSIGDIILKEISQIMSNCIREQDISARWGGEEFLILLPQTNLEGAQIVANKINNTVFEHLFTEKQLKLSANFGVSELKEEDDEKTFMSRVNKLLFESKNRGKSVVIAR
- the tsaE gene encoding tRNA (adenosine(37)-N6)-threonylcarbamoyltransferase complex ATPase subunit type 1 TsaE; protein product: MQKTFELELNKLEELTTYLIELLKDDNYIVILRGDLASGKTTLVKNYLKALNLDDLVTSPTFSLQAIYSENIFHYDVYNKTLNEFISLGMLEEFEKDGTHFIEWGDEKLEEILKDYGYNVILIEIEKKDNKRLYKINA